A stretch of the Nitrospiria bacterium genome encodes the following:
- the mutS gene encoding DNA mismatch repair protein MutS: MSDLSPLMKQYRETKARYPDAILFFRVGDFYEMFFEDAVAASKILEIALTSRDKSKEDSVPLCGIPYHAASTYIAKLIRAGRSVAVCDQVEDPRQAKGLVRREVVRVITPGTLIEPELLASNENNYLASVSLSKAGSGLPAAAGLAFVDLSTGEFNLTQFDGPGAEEELFSELARLEPKEILVSESDRPRFETSLGRRTPAPATTPRLCGFADGAFEPGRARRALLDHFRLQSLAGFGCEEIPIAVAAAGALLRYLQETQLTALGHLHPLKRYRKADHLVLDSTAQRNLELTRRLVDGRPEGSLLWALDRTLTPMGARRLRNWLLRPLLDLGEIRARQAAIETFRVETTRRDRLRSHLKDVGDLERIIGRVSLGTALARDLVQLKNSIERLPAVYKGLAEAGSSAPEPGPRSILETIRAEWDDLTDIHSRIGQTLVDAPPPGLHDGGLIRDGVDPALDELNGIARDGKRWISALETKERERTGIESLKVRYNQVFGFYIEVTKTHLSRVPPDYHRKQTLVNAERYITPELKDLETKVLGAEERSRVLEFEIFERLRTETAAAAARVQAMARSVGLLDVLSALAEVAATENYVRPEVDEGDEIRIIDGRHPMLERMLPRGSRFIPNDAIIDGRDNRLLVITGPNMAGKSTYMRQVALIVILAQTGSFVPAGEARIGRVDRIFTRIGASDDLMGGQSTFMVEMTETAAILHEATARSLILLDEIGRGTSTFDGLSIAWAVAEYLHHPARSGARTLFATHYHQLTELALTFSGIKNYNIAVREWNDEIIFLRKIVAGGTDRSYGIQVARLAGLPRDVIQRAMEILANLENGELNELGQPRLASHLKRPSDLPGAGAEVPGGDQFNLFNPAAHPVGGEILRELRKTEPDRLTPLEALTLLHELKKKAEGPLE, translated from the coding sequence ATGTCCGACCTCAGCCCCCTCATGAAGCAGTACCGCGAGACCAAGGCGCGATATCCCGACGCGATCCTGTTTTTCCGCGTGGGCGATTTCTACGAGATGTTTTTCGAGGACGCGGTCGCCGCGTCGAAAATCCTGGAGATCGCGCTCACCTCCCGCGACAAATCGAAGGAGGACTCGGTCCCCCTCTGCGGCATTCCCTACCACGCCGCCTCGACCTATATCGCCAAATTGATCCGGGCCGGAAGGAGCGTGGCGGTCTGCGACCAGGTGGAGGATCCCCGTCAGGCCAAGGGGCTGGTCCGTCGCGAGGTGGTGCGGGTCATCACGCCGGGGACCCTGATCGAGCCGGAGCTCCTCGCCTCCAACGAGAACAACTACCTGGCCTCCGTGTCCCTTTCCAAGGCGGGAAGCGGCCTGCCCGCCGCGGCGGGACTCGCCTTCGTCGACCTGTCGACCGGGGAGTTCAATCTGACCCAGTTCGACGGCCCGGGCGCGGAAGAAGAGCTTTTTTCCGAGCTGGCCCGCCTGGAGCCCAAAGAGATCCTGGTCTCCGAGTCCGACCGGCCCCGGTTTGAGACTTCGCTCGGCCGACGGACCCCGGCCCCGGCGACGACCCCGCGGCTCTGCGGGTTTGCGGATGGGGCCTTCGAGCCCGGCCGGGCGCGTCGGGCCCTTCTGGACCATTTCCGTCTCCAGTCTCTGGCGGGGTTCGGCTGCGAGGAAATCCCGATCGCCGTCGCGGCCGCCGGCGCGCTGCTGCGCTACCTTCAGGAAACCCAGCTCACGGCCCTGGGACACCTCCACCCCTTGAAACGATACCGGAAGGCGGACCACCTCGTCCTGGACTCGACCGCGCAGCGGAATCTGGAGCTGACCCGGCGTCTGGTCGACGGCCGGCCGGAAGGCTCGCTGCTCTGGGCGCTGGACCGGACCCTCACCCCGATGGGGGCGCGCCGGCTCCGGAACTGGCTGCTCCGGCCGCTCCTGGACCTCGGGGAGATCCGGGCGCGGCAGGCCGCGATCGAAACGTTCCGGGTCGAGACGACGCGGCGAGATCGCCTTCGCTCGCATTTGAAGGACGTGGGCGACCTGGAACGGATCATCGGGCGGGTCTCGCTCGGCACCGCGCTGGCCCGCGATCTGGTCCAGCTTAAAAACTCGATCGAGCGGCTTCCCGCCGTTTACAAGGGCCTGGCGGAGGCGGGCTCCTCCGCCCCGGAGCCGGGCCCCCGGTCCATTCTGGAAACGATCCGCGCGGAGTGGGACGATCTGACCGACATCCATTCCCGCATCGGGCAGACGCTGGTCGACGCACCGCCGCCGGGGCTTCACGACGGCGGATTGATCCGGGACGGCGTCGATCCGGCCCTGGATGAACTGAACGGGATCGCCCGCGACGGAAAACGCTGGATCTCGGCGCTGGAGACGAAGGAGCGGGAACGGACCGGAATCGAGTCGCTCAAGGTCCGTTACAACCAGGTGTTCGGCTTCTATATCGAGGTGACGAAGACGCATCTCTCGCGCGTGCCGCCGGATTATCACCGAAAGCAGACCCTGGTCAACGCCGAACGATACATCACGCCCGAGCTCAAGGATCTGGAGACCAAGGTGCTCGGGGCGGAGGAACGGAGCCGGGTGCTTGAATTCGAGATCTTCGAGCGGCTCCGGACGGAGACGGCGGCGGCCGCGGCCCGGGTCCAGGCCATGGCCCGATCGGTGGGCCTGTTGGATGTGCTGTCCGCGCTGGCCGAGGTCGCGGCCACGGAAAATTACGTCAGGCCGGAGGTGGATGAAGGCGACGAGATCCGGATCATCGACGGACGGCATCCGATGCTGGAGCGGATGTTGCCGAGGGGGTCCCGCTTCATCCCGAACGACGCGATCATCGACGGGCGGGACAACCGTCTGCTGGTCATCACCGGTCCCAACATGGCGGGCAAGTCCACCTATATGCGGCAGGTGGCCCTGATCGTGATCCTCGCCCAGACGGGCTCCTTCGTGCCTGCGGGGGAGGCCCGGATCGGACGGGTCGACCGGATCTTCACCCGGATCGGCGCCTCGGACGACCTGATGGGGGGGCAGAGCACCTTCATGGTCGAGATGACCGAAACGGCCGCCATCCTTCACGAGGCGACCGCCCGCAGCCTGATCCTGCTGGACGAGATCGGGCGGGGAACCAGCACCTTCGACGGCCTCAGCATCGCCTGGGCGGTGGCGGAATACCTTCACCACCCGGCCCGATCGGGCGCGCGGACGCTGTTCGCCACGCATTACCATCAGCTCACCGAGCTGGCTTTGACTTTTTCCGGGATAAAGAATTACAATATCGCCGTCCGCGAATGGAACGACGAGATCATCTTCCTGCGGAAGATCGTGGCCGGGGGCACCGATCGCAGTTACGGGATCCAGGTGGCCCGCTTGGCCGGTCTGCCCCGGGACGTGATTCAACGCGCGATGGAAATCCTGGCCAACCTGGAAAACGGCGAGTTGAACGAGCTCGGGCAGCCCCGCCTGGCCTCGCATTTGAAGCGGCCGTCGGACCTCCCCGGCGCGGGGGCCGAGGTCCCGGGGGGCGATCAGTTCAACCTCTTTAACCCGGCGGCCCACCCCGTCGGGGGCGAAATTTTGCGGGAGCTCCGGAAAACGGAACCGGACCGTCTCACGCCGCTGGAGGCGCTCACCCTGCTGCACGAGCTGAAAAAGAAAGCCGAGGGCCCCCTTGAATAA
- the rpsO gene encoding 30S ribosomal protein S15 yields the protein MLEKEQKVEVIKKFASHPKDTGSPEVQIALLSSQINSLADHFKSHKNDHHSRRGLLRMVSQRRKLLDYLQREDLNRYKQIIEKLGIRK from the coding sequence ATGCTGGAAAAGGAACAGAAAGTCGAGGTGATCAAGAAGTTTGCGAGCCATCCGAAGGATACCGGTTCGCCGGAGGTCCAGATCGCGTTGCTCAGCAGCCAGATCAATTCGCTCGCGGATCATTTCAAGAGTCACAAGAACGATCATCATTCCCGGCGCGGCCTGCTCCGGATGGTCAGCCAGCGTCGGAAACTGCTGGATTATCTCCAGCGGGAAGACCTGAACCGTTACAAGCAGATCATCGAGAAGCTCGGCATTCGTAAATAG
- the pnp gene encoding polyribonucleotide nucleotidyltransferase, with translation MVHQVELDVRDKILSLESGRMAKLADGAVTARYGDTVVLATAVASKVVKAGVDFLPLTVDFQEKAYAAGKIPGGFFKREGRPAEREILAGRLIDRPLRPLFPKGFYYDTQVTASVLSADQGNVTDVLAITAASAALTLSDIPLKDPVAAVRMGRIEGRFVVNPSFSEIESSDLNLVVAGTTEAVMMVEGGANELSEQTMIDAISLAHAEIRKIIEAILKLKALAGKPKREPVQKTTDPALFETVQSKCSASIAEAVLIPNKTARQERLDAVLKEVQAQINTPETDRSREVAEIFHELERNAVRQMILTKGLRADGRGSSDIRPITCEVGILPRTHGSALFTRGETQSLAVVTLGTSEDEQRIDALEGESTKTFMLHYNFPPFSVGEARPMRGPGRREIGHGALAERALRPVIPGREAFPYTLRIVSDILESNGSSSMATVCGGTLALMDAGVQIKSPVAGIAMGLIKEGSQTVILSDILGLEDHLGDMDFKVTGTRQGVTALQMDMKIPGITEALLREALEQAHVGRLHILDRMLQAISAPRPDLSSLAPRIFTMHVKKERIGEVIGPGGKVVRGIVEKTGVKIDIEDDGTIFIASADAEAAKLAMEMIGKITEEVEVGKIYKGKVVKIMDFGAFVEILPGTDGLVHISQLAEHRVNRVQDEVKEGDEILVKVLEVDKQGKIRLSRKEVLRAGAEGQKG, from the coding sequence ATGGTTCATCAAGTCGAATTAGACGTCAGGGATAAGATATTGTCCTTGGAATCCGGTCGCATGGCCAAGCTGGCCGACGGCGCGGTGACGGCCCGGTACGGCGATACGGTCGTGCTGGCCACGGCGGTGGCCTCCAAGGTCGTCAAGGCGGGGGTGGATTTTCTTCCGCTCACGGTGGATTTTCAGGAAAAGGCCTACGCGGCCGGGAAAATTCCCGGCGGCTTCTTCAAGCGCGAAGGCCGTCCCGCCGAACGGGAGATCCTGGCCGGCCGCTTGATCGACCGGCCCCTGCGCCCGCTCTTTCCGAAGGGATTTTATTATGACACCCAGGTGACGGCCTCGGTCCTGTCGGCGGATCAGGGAAACGTGACCGATGTGCTCGCGATCACCGCCGCCTCCGCGGCCCTGACCCTTTCGGACATCCCGCTCAAGGACCCGGTCGCGGCCGTCCGGATGGGCCGGATCGAAGGCCGCTTCGTCGTCAATCCGTCCTTTTCCGAGATCGAGTCGAGCGACCTGAATCTGGTGGTGGCCGGCACGACGGAGGCCGTGATGATGGTGGAGGGCGGCGCCAACGAGCTTTCGGAGCAGACGATGATCGACGCCATCTCCCTCGCCCACGCCGAGATCCGGAAAATCATCGAGGCCATTTTGAAGTTGAAGGCGCTGGCCGGAAAGCCGAAACGGGAGCCGGTCCAGAAGACGACGGACCCGGCGCTGTTCGAGACCGTCCAGTCCAAATGTTCGGCCTCCATCGCCGAGGCCGTGCTGATTCCCAACAAGACGGCCCGGCAGGAACGGCTGGACGCCGTCCTGAAAGAGGTCCAGGCCCAGATCAATACGCCGGAGACGGACCGCTCACGGGAGGTCGCCGAGATCTTCCACGAGCTGGAGCGCAACGCCGTCCGGCAGATGATCCTGACCAAGGGCCTTCGCGCCGACGGCCGCGGAAGCTCCGATATCCGGCCGATCACCTGCGAGGTGGGAATCCTGCCCCGCACGCACGGTTCCGCCCTGTTCACGCGGGGGGAGACGCAGAGCCTGGCCGTCGTGACGCTGGGAACGTCCGAGGACGAGCAGCGCATCGACGCCCTCGAGGGCGAATCGACGAAGACCTTCATGCTGCACTACAACTTTCCTCCCTTTTCGGTGGGCGAGGCCCGGCCGATGCGGGGTCCGGGCCGGCGGGAAATCGGACACGGGGCGCTGGCCGAACGCGCCCTGCGGCCGGTGATCCCCGGCCGGGAGGCGTTTCCCTACACCCTCCGGATCGTTTCGGACATCCTGGAGTCGAACGGATCCTCGTCGATGGCGACGGTCTGCGGCGGGACGCTGGCCCTGATGGACGCGGGGGTGCAGATCAAGTCCCCCGTGGCCGGCATCGCCATGGGCCTGATCAAGGAAGGATCGCAGACCGTGATCCTCTCGGACATCCTGGGGCTGGAGGATCATCTGGGCGACATGGACTTCAAGGTGACCGGAACCCGTCAGGGGGTCACGGCCCTGCAGATGGACATGAAAATCCCGGGCATCACCGAGGCGCTTCTCCGCGAGGCGCTGGAGCAGGCCCACGTCGGCCGGCTTCATATCCTGGACCGGATGCTTCAGGCGATCTCGGCGCCGCGACCCGACCTCTCTTCGCTGGCCCCGCGGATCTTCACGATGCACGTGAAGAAGGAGCGGATCGGCGAAGTGATCGGACCGGGCGGCAAGGTCGTCCGGGGCATCGTCGAAAAAACGGGCGTGAAGATCGACATCGAGGATGACGGGACCATTTTCATCGCCTCGGCGGACGCCGAGGCCGCGAAGCTGGCGATGGAGATGATCGGAAAGATCACGGAAGAGGTCGAGGTCGGCAAGATTTACAAGGGCAAGGTGGTGAAGATCATGGACTTCGGCGCCTTTGTCGAGATCCTGCCGGGAACCGACGGCCTGGTCCACATCTCCCAACTCGCGGAGCACCGGGTCAACCGGGTGCAGGACGAGGTCAAGGAGGGGGACGAGATCCTGGTGAAGGTCTTGGAAGTCGACAAGCAGGGAAAGATCCGACTGAGCCGCAAAGAGGTTTTGAGAGCCGGGGCCGAAGGCCAAAAAGGATAA
- a CDS encoding LapA family protein, producing MIRLLIFILILVGAFAFMIENTEQTVQIRYFIGYSTAPIPVYQLVSGAFIVGMLLTGVLIFPEWIRMRLELRRQRKALERIEVEMGRYRPTAPDASPGDREAAGEGEET from the coding sequence ATGATCCGCCTCCTGATCTTCATCCTGATTCTGGTGGGGGCCTTCGCCTTCATGATCGAGAACACCGAGCAGACGGTTCAGATCCGGTATTTCATCGGGTATTCGACGGCGCCGATCCCGGTTTACCAGCTGGTCTCCGGCGCCTTCATCGTCGGAATGCTCCTGACCGGCGTCCTGATTTTTCCGGAATGGATCCGGATGCGCCTGGAGCTTCGCCGCCAACGCAAGGCCCTGGAGCGCATCGAGGTAGAGATGGGGCGCTACCGCCCCACGGCCCCCGATGCAAGCCCCGGTGACCGGGAGGCTGCGGGCGAGGGAGAAGAGACGTAG
- a CDS encoding HIT domain-containing protein: MKQLWAPWRMPYLKETQPKGCIFCSKVRQNDDRSNLILHRRRHSFVMMNLYPYSNGHLLVTPYRHVGSIEDLDPATLTDLMRGAQESLKALRRVFRPDAFNLGVNQGREAGAGIEAHVHLHIVPRWNGDTNFMPVLNDTRVIPEHLESSYDKLRPLFPPGRRKAKVKG, from the coding sequence ATGAAGCAACTGTGGGCGCCCTGGCGCATGCCCTATCTTAAAGAGACCCAACCCAAGGGATGCATCTTTTGCTCGAAGGTCCGCCAAAACGACGACCGTTCCAACCTGATCCTGCACCGCCGGCGGCATTCCTTCGTCATGATGAACCTCTATCCCTACAGCAACGGGCATCTCCTCGTCACGCCCTACCGCCACGTCGGCTCGATCGAGGACCTCGATCCGGCGACGCTCACGGACCTGATGCGGGGCGCGCAGGAGTCGCTCAAGGCGCTGCGGCGGGTTTTCAGGCCGGACGCCTTCAATCTCGGGGTGAACCAGGGCCGCGAGGCCGGGGCCGGAATCGAAGCGCACGTCCATCTCCATATCGTGCCCCGGTGGAACGGCGACACCAACTTCATGCCGGTGCTGAACGACACCCGGGTCATTCCCGAGCACCTGGAATCCAGCTACGACAAGCTGCGCCCCCTGTTTCCACCCGGGCGACGAAAGGCCAAGGTGAAGGGATGA
- a CDS encoding sensor domain-containing diguanylate cyclase, which yields MNKVAKAGGEKAPSANNRVNIAIIGGGRGGRALVELLFNDPTVRIVGIADLNRKAPGILLAKRLRIRHTADYRKLLKPHPVDIVMDVTKNPAIGRDIASLVPGAEIIGGYSARLMWRMVEARIKSREEIERLLIEYQSLYDLGLKLTASENPEKLYQTIVDYATSLTNTPAGSLTIFEEKRGEMSLAAVKGVTRRFSNKTRWKVRQGGLTSHILNQDQPLAVQDIRRHPRFDNPIMVREGIRSLIASPLKTEGRIVGILYVDDFKPRQYTTREISLLSLLSTFAAMAIEKTKLLESTRQLAITDELTGLYNHRHFRQQLNIETNRADRYGRSLSLMMIDIDYFKHYNDTNGHLKGNEVLKEVGRILKETSREVDIVARYGGEEFAIIMPETKRRRAFVLSERLRKRIASHKFENGHKQPNKKLTVSVGAASYPESAATAFDLIAEADKALYEAKRAGRNTVCVSRRKAKTSDRPPPHRLRQA from the coding sequence TTGAATAAGGTCGCCAAGGCCGGAGGGGAAAAGGCCCCGTCCGCGAACAACCGGGTCAACATCGCCATCATCGGCGGAGGCCGGGGAGGCCGGGCGCTCGTCGAGCTCCTGTTCAACGATCCCACCGTCCGGATCGTCGGCATCGCCGACCTCAACCGGAAGGCCCCGGGGATCCTTCTCGCCAAACGCCTGAGGATCCGGCATACCGCCGATTACCGGAAATTGCTGAAGCCCCATCCCGTCGACATCGTCATGGACGTGACCAAGAACCCCGCGATCGGACGGGACATCGCGAGCCTCGTTCCCGGCGCCGAGATCATCGGGGGGTACAGCGCCCGCTTGATGTGGCGAATGGTGGAGGCCCGGATCAAGAGCCGGGAGGAGATCGAACGCCTGCTGATCGAGTATCAGTCCCTCTACGATCTCGGCCTGAAGCTCACGGCCAGCGAAAACCCGGAGAAGCTTTATCAAACGATCGTGGATTACGCCACCAGCCTGACGAACACGCCGGCCGGAAGCCTCACCATTTTCGAGGAGAAACGGGGCGAGATGTCCCTCGCCGCCGTCAAAGGGGTCACGAGGCGGTTCTCGAACAAGACGCGATGGAAGGTCCGCCAGGGCGGGCTGACCAGCCACATCTTGAATCAGGACCAGCCGCTGGCGGTCCAGGACATCCGGCGGCACCCGAGGTTCGACAACCCCATCATGGTGCGGGAAGGCATCCGCTCCCTCATCGCCTCGCCGCTTAAAACCGAGGGGCGGATCGTGGGGATTCTCTACGTCGACGACTTCAAACCGCGCCAGTACACCACCCGCGAGATCTCGCTCCTGTCGCTCCTGTCCACTTTCGCCGCGATGGCGATCGAAAAGACGAAGCTGCTGGAGTCCACCCGCCAGCTGGCCATCACGGATGAATTGACCGGGCTTTACAACCACCGCCATTTCCGCCAGCAGCTGAACATCGAAACCAACCGGGCCGATCGCTACGGACGGTCGCTCTCCCTCATGATGATCGACATCGATTATTTCAAACACTACAACGACACCAACGGTCACCTGAAGGGCAATGAGGTGCTGAAGGAAGTGGGCCGGATCCTCAAAGAGACCAGCCGGGAGGTGGACATCGTCGCCCGTTACGGCGGGGAGGAGTTTGCGATCATCATGCCCGAAACAAAACGCCGCCGGGCCTTCGTCCTTTCCGAACGCCTCCGGAAACGGATCGCCTCTCACAAATTCGAAAACGGGCACAAGCAGCCTAACAAGAAACTGACCGTCAGCGTCGGCGCGGCCTCCTACCCGGAGAGCGCGGCAACGGCCTTCGATCTCATCGCGGAGGCCGACAAGGCGCTGTATGAGGCCAAGCGCGCCGGCCGAAATACCGTATGCGTATCCCGTCGGAAGGCCAAAACCTCCGACCGGCCGCCCCCGCATCGCTTGAGACAGGCGTAG
- the rbfA gene encoding 30S ribosome-binding factor RbfA, with protein MMAAMVEYKRSERVGDQIRMEIADILMTKVKDPRVGFVTVTSVEVSEDLRNAKVFISVLGPDAARSFQGLEKARSFIRSELGRRLKLRFVPELSFHEDHTAEEAAKIFKLMEKVKESPS; from the coding sequence ATGATGGCCGCCATGGTCGAATACAAACGCTCGGAACGGGTCGGGGATCAGATCCGGATGGAGATCGCGGACATCCTGATGACCAAGGTCAAGGACCCCCGCGTCGGATTCGTCACCGTCACGTCGGTGGAGGTGTCGGAGGATCTGCGGAACGCCAAGGTCTTTATCAGCGTCCTGGGCCCGGATGCCGCCCGGAGTTTCCAGGGCCTGGAAAAGGCCCGGTCGTTTATCCGCAGCGAGTTGGGTCGAAGGCTGAAGCTCCGCTTCGTTCCGGAACTGAGTTTTCATGAAGACCATACGGCGGAAGAGGCCGCGAAGATTTTCAAGCTGATGGAAAAGGTGAAAGAGTCCCCTTCATGA
- a CDS encoding pitrilysin family protein: protein MPGRQFHKEVLDNGIRVVMEEIPSVKSASVGIWVEVGSRDETEAQAGLAHVVEHMFFKGTVRRSAREIAQEMDGLGGELNAFTSRESTAFYAHVIDEHLPRAVDLLADLFRHSVFPSVEIEREKRVVLEEIKMVEDDPEDLIYDLHTENVWSGNPIGRPILGDVKVIRSVTRRQIRNFLDRNYRPERTVISAAGRFNRPALFKQLNRLFRTFGPSSKISNLGLEKTLPRRAPSAVGRLLVRPKKLEQAHLCLGVPGLPIAHGDRYGIYALSVLLGGGMSSRLFQEIREKRGLVYSIYSHHAGFQDAGMLTVYAASSPKAVREVVRLTIRELRKLRDRGVQRGELRRAVNQMKGGILLSLESTNSRMSRLAKDEIYFGRYFSLDETLREINRVSRRQVRRLSDQLLDPRKLSLTVLGPVSAGGRTFEALLAE, encoded by the coding sequence ATGCCCGGCCGGCAGTTTCACAAAGAGGTCCTGGACAACGGGATCCGCGTCGTCATGGAAGAGATCCCCTCGGTGAAATCGGCCTCGGTGGGGATCTGGGTCGAGGTCGGCTCCCGCGACGAGACGGAGGCGCAGGCCGGTCTGGCCCACGTCGTCGAGCACATGTTCTTCAAAGGCACGGTTCGCCGCTCGGCCCGGGAAATCGCCCAGGAGATGGACGGCCTGGGCGGCGAGCTCAACGCCTTCACGTCGCGGGAGAGCACCGCGTTTTACGCCCACGTGATCGACGAGCACCTTCCCCGGGCGGTGGATCTTCTCGCGGATCTGTTCCGCCACTCCGTCTTCCCATCCGTCGAGATCGAACGGGAAAAGCGGGTCGTCCTGGAAGAAATCAAGATGGTCGAGGACGATCCCGAGGACCTGATCTACGATCTGCATACCGAAAACGTCTGGAGCGGAAACCCGATCGGCCGGCCGATCCTCGGCGACGTCAAGGTCATTCGATCCGTCACCCGTCGGCAGATCCGGAACTTCCTGGACCGGAATTACCGTCCGGAACGGACGGTCATCTCGGCGGCCGGGCGCTTCAACCGGCCCGCCCTGTTTAAGCAGCTGAATCGGCTGTTCCGGACTTTCGGTCCATCCTCCAAAATTTCAAACCTCGGACTTGAGAAGACCCTACCCCGCCGGGCGCCTTCGGCCGTCGGCCGACTCCTCGTCCGGCCGAAAAAACTCGAGCAGGCGCATCTGTGTCTGGGGGTCCCGGGGCTTCCGATCGCCCATGGAGACCGCTACGGAATCTACGCCCTGAGCGTCCTCCTGGGCGGGGGAATGAGCTCGCGGCTGTTTCAGGAGATCCGGGAGAAGCGGGGACTGGTCTATTCGATTTATTCCCACCACGCCGGATTTCAGGACGCGGGGATGTTGACGGTCTACGCGGCGTCCAGCCCGAAGGCCGTCCGGGAGGTGGTTCGACTGACGATCCGGGAGCTTCGAAAGCTCCGGGACCGGGGTGTGCAGCGGGGCGAGCTTCGGCGCGCCGTCAATCAGATGAAGGGCGGCATCCTGCTCAGCCTGGAAAGCACGAACAGCCGGATGAGCCGCCTGGCCAAGGACGAAATTTACTTTGGAAGGTACTTTTCGCTGGATGAGACGCTGCGCGAGATCAACCGGGTTTCACGACGGCAGGTCCGGCGCTTGAGCGATCAACTGCTCGATCCCCGGAAACTTTCCCTGACGGTCCTGGGCCCCGTGTCCGCCGGCGGCCGGACTTTCGAGGCCCTGCTCGCCGAGTAG
- the truB gene encoding tRNA pseudouridine(55) synthase TruB, translating to MDGFLNVNKEAGWTSHDVVARLRSVLKIQKIGHTGTLDPAATGVLPICLGKATKLARFLTETDKEYRAVMRLGETTDTQDATGKVLSRREAEGLTEGRVRDALVSFHGAIRQIPPMYSAVKVDGQPLYKAARAGREVDRPPRTVVIHRLELLKMEGVDVTMEVACSKGTYVRTLCADIGERLGPGAHLRRLERTRSGPFRIEDALTLPALEADVKAGRIRERILPAHAVLKDFPSMSVTGHGARLLMHGAPIGLKAVGRLPKEFKTGQPVLVYNASGVLIALAEALVGWSENAGTERDRKGDLFKLDKLLVPVEDP from the coding sequence ATGGACGGATTCTTGAACGTGAATAAGGAAGCGGGCTGGACCTCCCACGATGTCGTGGCCCGTCTTCGGTCCGTGCTGAAAATCCAGAAAATCGGGCATACCGGCACGCTGGACCCGGCGGCCACCGGCGTCCTCCCGATCTGCCTGGGAAAGGCCACCAAACTGGCCCGGTTTTTGACCGAGACCGACAAGGAATACCGCGCCGTGATGCGCCTCGGAGAGACGACGGACACCCAGGATGCCACCGGGAAGGTGCTTTCCCGCCGCGAGGCGGAAGGCCTGACGGAAGGTCGCGTCCGGGACGCCCTCGTTTCGTTTCACGGGGCGATCCGGCAGATCCCGCCGATGTATTCCGCCGTGAAAGTCGACGGACAGCCGCTGTACAAGGCGGCCCGGGCCGGCCGGGAGGTCGATCGCCCGCCGAGGACCGTCGTCATCCACCGCCTCGAGCTGTTGAAAATGGAAGGCGTCGACGTCACGATGGAGGTGGCCTGCTCCAAGGGCACCTACGTCCGGACCCTGTGCGCCGATATCGGCGAGCGGCTCGGCCCGGGGGCCCACCTCCGCCGGCTTGAACGCACGCGTTCGGGCCCTTTCCGGATCGAGGATGCCCTGACCCTTCCGGCGCTGGAAGCGGACGTGAAGGCGGGCCGGATCCGGGAGCGGATCCTGCCGGCCCACGCGGTCTTGAAGGATTTTCCCAGCATGAGCGTGACGGGCCACGGCGCCCGCTTGCTGATGCACGGCGCCCCGATCGGTCTAAAGGCGGTGGGACGGCTGCCAAAAGAATTCAAGACAGGACAGCCTGTTTTAGTGTATAATGCTTCCGGTGTTTTGATCGCCTTGGCGGAGGCCCTGGTGGGGTGGTCCGAAAACGCCGGGACGGAACGGGACCGCAAGGGAGATCTGTTCAAGCTGGATAAATTGTTGGTGCCGGTCGAGGATCCGTAA